A window from Corynebacterium urealyticum DSM 7109 encodes these proteins:
- a CDS encoding DUF4191 domain-containing protein, whose translation MAKDIREKENKKAEKAAKRAARKEQRGQLWQAFKLQRQRDKKLIPLMLVGFLVPVVLLLLLSTVFGWWWLNLIVGILLGIAVAVWVFTRRLQKGVYEQIEGEAGAAAWTLSNLRDGVGMKWIVEPGIAQNTNLDAVHRVVGTPGIVLVGEGDSNRVKQMIARERKKIARIAGNAPIYDVIVGDGEGEVPVRKLQNHLMRLPRNVKKNEVDALNSRIDSISRLQSPMANMPKGPLPKGGQMAGMNRRARRAAQRGKK comes from the coding sequence ATGGCTAAGGACATCCGCGAGAAGGAAAACAAGAAGGCAGAAAAGGCCGCCAAGCGCGCCGCCCGCAAGGAGCAGCGCGGCCAGCTGTGGCAGGCCTTTAAGCTGCAGCGGCAGCGCGATAAGAAGCTGATCCCGCTGATGCTGGTGGGCTTTTTGGTGCCCGTCGTGCTTCTGCTTCTGCTTTCCACGGTGTTCGGCTGGTGGTGGCTGAACCTCATCGTGGGTATCCTGCTGGGCATCGCCGTGGCGGTGTGGGTATTCACCCGCCGCCTGCAGAAGGGTGTCTACGAGCAGATCGAGGGCGAGGCCGGCGCTGCCGCCTGGACTTTGAGCAACCTGCGCGACGGCGTGGGTATGAAGTGGATCGTCGAGCCAGGCATCGCGCAGAACACGAACCTGGATGCCGTCCACCGCGTCGTCGGCACCCCGGGCATCGTCCTCGTCGGTGAGGGCGATTCGAACCGCGTGAAGCAGATGATCGCCCGCGAACGGAAGAAGATCGCCCGGATCGCTGGCAATGCCCCGATCTACGACGTCATCGTCGGCGACGGTGAGGGCGAGGTCCCGGTCCGTAAGCTGCAGAACCACCTGATGCGCCTGCCGCGAAATGTGAAGAAGAACGAGGTCGATGCGCTGAACTCCCGCATCGATTCGATTTCCCGCTTGCAGTCCCCGATGGCGAATATGCCGAAGGGTCCGCTGCCGAAGGGTGGCCAGATGGCCGGCATGAACCGCCGCGCCCGCCGTGCTGCACAGCGTGGCAAGAAGTAA
- a CDS encoding helix-turn-helix domain-containing protein: MVWSAHCYPRKHLGISQERLAHNAGLSVSSLVQAELGKMPLNLKRMPGIARELQ; this comes from the coding sequence ATGGTTTGGTCGGCGCATTGCTACCCGCGAAAACACCTCGGCATCAGTCAGGAGCGACTCGCGCATAACGCCGGTTTATCTGTATCTTCGCTAGTGCAGGCGGAACTAGGTAAAATGCCACTGAACCTCAAGCGAATGCCGGGGATAGCAAGGGAGTTGCAATAA
- a CDS encoding type ISP restriction/modification enzyme, with protein sequence MKQELARGTEITVNTDRVYTSLYRPFFKQRSYFAKELNDMVYQLPSMFPTQHHNIIGFAQMTVGAVKPYSAFATNLLPDLALYGSNAGRYFSRFTWEPAAASDGELFSFELHLTARQSIASASPPLVIVGLSSVSRFNKTDSDRSSSGVHESVAVSNIRVSPLSSRVYVSSKGSYTVASLPGAAVCQHCSIEIC encoded by the coding sequence TTGAAGCAGGAGTTAGCCCGCGGAACTGAGATTACGGTTAATACAGACCGTGTGTATACATCGTTGTACCGTCCGTTTTTCAAACAGCGCAGTTACTTTGCGAAAGAACTCAACGACATGGTGTATCAGTTGCCGTCGATGTTCCCGACGCAGCACCACAACATCATCGGGTTTGCTCAGATGACCGTAGGCGCGGTGAAACCCTACAGTGCCTTTGCGACTAATCTGCTTCCGGACTTGGCTCTTTACGGCTCGAACGCCGGTCGGTATTTCTCGCGTTTCACCTGGGAGCCTGCTGCGGCCTCGGATGGTGAGCTGTTCAGCTTCGAGCTGCACTTAACGGCCCGCCAATCGATTGCGTCTGCTTCGCCCCCACTTGTGATCGTTGGCTTGTCATCAGTATCCCGATTCAACAAGACAGATTCCGACAGGTCTTCGTCGGGCGTCCATGAATCGGTCGCCGTGTCGAACATCCGGGTCTCGCCGTTAAGTTCGAGAGTGTACGTATCCTCCAAGGGTTCGTACACGGTCGCGTCCTTGCCCGGCGCAGCGGTCTGCCAGCACTGCAGCATCGAGATCTGCTGA
- a CDS encoding RDD family protein: MTQKRSWLEGPQLPGQNEDPNKLSSYAGEAIGLPKDGPGSLSTLMPRMIALLIDWFLSMGIAFFITTQTTKFGGLSTLTMLVFVLMRLLTVWLLAQTPGHAVMGIGVARLDDATQRVGLWRSFVRILLTIFMFPPVVQDTDGRGLHDRVTQTGVIKTR; the protein is encoded by the coding sequence ATGACTCAGAAGCGCTCCTGGCTCGAAGGCCCCCAGCTGCCCGGCCAAAACGAAGACCCGAACAAACTCAGCTCCTACGCCGGCGAAGCCATCGGCTTGCCCAAGGACGGGCCCGGCTCGCTCTCGACGCTGATGCCCCGCATGATCGCGCTGCTCATCGACTGGTTCCTCAGCATGGGCATCGCGTTCTTCATCACCACCCAGACCACCAAGTTCGGCGGGCTGTCCACCCTCACCATGCTGGTCTTCGTGCTGATGCGCCTGCTCACCGTCTGGCTACTGGCCCAGACCCCAGGCCACGCGGTTATGGGCATCGGTGTCGCCCGCCTGGACGACGCCACCCAGCGCGTCGGACTCTGGCGCTCCTTCGTGCGCATCCTGCTGACCATCTTCATGTTCCCGCCCGTCGTCCAGGACACCGACGGCCGCGGGCTGCACGACCGCGTGACCCAAACCGGCGTCATTAAGACCCGATAG
- a CDS encoding LysE family translocator yields MDVANIGIIMLLNMLGVMTPGPDLFLVLRMATRSRKHAFAAIGGIITALVFWSTLTVMGASTLLNKKPWILDYLQIFGGLWLGYMAFSLLRQVREYYRTRAGANTDLVMGPGLGSPSAAYRTGMATNLSNPKAVLYFTAILAPFLPVGAPWWVSVVYVVTIMASAAIVFSLIALFVSTQRVQSRLLSVSHLIDLGAGLFFAVFSVTLLYNGLTGLLG; encoded by the coding sequence GTGGACGTAGCCAACATCGGGATCATCATGTTGTTGAACATGCTCGGCGTGATGACCCCTGGCCCGGACCTGTTTTTGGTGCTGCGGATGGCCACCCGCTCGCGGAAGCATGCCTTCGCGGCGATTGGCGGGATCATCACCGCCCTGGTGTTCTGGTCGACACTGACCGTGATGGGCGCGAGCACGCTGCTGAATAAGAAGCCGTGGATCCTGGATTACCTGCAGATCTTCGGTGGCCTGTGGTTGGGCTATATGGCGTTTAGCCTGCTGCGGCAGGTGCGGGAGTACTACCGGACGCGGGCGGGGGCGAACACGGATCTGGTGATGGGCCCGGGGCTGGGTTCGCCGAGTGCTGCTTATCGCACGGGTATGGCGACGAACCTCTCCAATCCGAAGGCGGTGCTGTACTTTACGGCGATTCTGGCACCGTTTTTGCCGGTGGGCGCGCCGTGGTGGGTGTCTGTGGTGTATGTGGTCACCATCATGGCCTCGGCGGCGATTGTGTTTAGCCTGATCGCGCTGTTCGTCTCGACGCAGCGGGTGCAGTCCCGGCTGCTCTCCGTCTCCCACCTGATCGACCTGGGTGCCGGGCTGTTCTTCGCTGTGTTCTCGGTGACCTTGCTGTACAACGGCCTGACCGGCCTGTTGGGCTAG
- a CDS encoding GIY-YIG nuclease family protein, translating to MQLPEGRTIDVRDLTSLAPAFKKGDSECGVYRLHFENGEAYPGKSKNVVSRFANHRRRWPDIVAVDFFPMPEDQITAAEQFLITETEAQYSVRNIMLTNRPRGNDTAEIVTLNGSTVSLPWERERAKGATQSYADEFDAKPAQLLRHPEFPEIRALLGWYIAYTMPDPAATAGQLWTVTCMPSTNRTRTEHRLVTLSCGNLETLFIVASKSVDYANDPNAFVAVNVNTALLDSHTQFRDPSGRWAVFSRGYRGEKVSSLQLDLGTLLAVIDGHIEFPHFDELLAEAYTLNTRLMRRGSTMYSRFHNEKLADLLLAEAVTWEE from the coding sequence ATGCAGCTGCCAGAGGGAAGAACCATCGACGTGCGCGATCTTACGTCACTTGCGCCCGCGTTTAAGAAGGGCGACTCGGAGTGTGGGGTCTACCGCCTCCACTTCGAAAATGGAGAGGCATACCCGGGCAAGTCCAAGAATGTAGTGAGCCGATTTGCGAATCATAGACGACGATGGCCAGACATCGTTGCCGTCGATTTCTTCCCGATGCCGGAAGACCAAATCACGGCCGCGGAGCAATTTTTAATCACCGAGACTGAAGCGCAATACTCGGTGCGAAACATCATGCTCACCAACCGGCCACGGGGAAATGACACTGCTGAGATCGTGACCCTGAATGGCTCAACCGTGTCGCTGCCGTGGGAGCGAGAACGTGCGAAAGGCGCCACTCAGTCGTATGCGGACGAGTTCGACGCGAAGCCCGCCCAGCTTCTTCGGCACCCCGAATTCCCAGAAATTCGTGCTTTGCTTGGGTGGTACATCGCCTACACCATGCCAGACCCGGCAGCGACCGCAGGCCAACTATGGACGGTGACATGTATGCCGTCGACAAATCGCACTCGAACTGAGCACCGCCTGGTCACGCTGTCCTGTGGAAACCTGGAGACTCTGTTCATTGTGGCGAGCAAATCGGTGGATTACGCCAACGACCCGAACGCGTTCGTCGCCGTAAACGTGAACACGGCGCTCTTGGACAGCCACACGCAGTTCCGAGATCCATCCGGTCGTTGGGCGGTTTTCAGTCGCGGGTACAGAGGAGAGAAGGTGTCGAGTCTCCAACTCGACCTGGGCACTCTGCTCGCAGTCATCGACGGCCATATCGAATTTCCGCATTTCGACGAATTGCTTGCTGAGGCATACACGCTCAATACCCGCCTCATGCGCCGCGGCTCCACGATGTATTCGCGCTTCCACAACGAGAAGCTCGCGGACCTGCTCCTCGCGGAGGCCGTGACCTGGGAGGAATAG
- the sucB gene encoding 2-oxoglutarate dehydrogenase, E2 component, dihydrolipoamide succinyltransferase, which translates to MAQSVEMPELGESVTEGTITQWLKKVGDKVEVDEPLLEVSTDKVDTEIPSPVAGILLKVMAEEDDTIEVGSVIAEIGEEDEAPSSDDEGDDSSNEDEAADSSDEEAEDSSEDSSSDDASEGSGEGEDVTMPELGESVTEGTITQWLKSVGDKVEVDEPLLEVSTDKVDTEIPSPVAGTLVEILAEEDDTVEVGDVIARIGDGEAKPAKKEEPKAEEPEETEDEDAEASSEDASEDTSADESSDDSASEGSGEDEDVTMPELGESVTEGTITQWLKSVGDKVEVDEPLLEVSTDKVDTEIPSPVAGTLVEILAEEDDTVEVGDVIARIGDGSGKPSKKEEPKKEKSEDKSSEKAKAKDEQKSEKKDDSKDEQKSEKKDSGKDKAAAAREAAREKAAKTTARPNVADRGEKSGSAGEPSGDNLPYVTPLVRKLAEKNNVDLSKVTGTGVGGRIRKQDVLAAAEGEDITTGAKTNLPAGPRASAHKVDPDKQELIGTTQKVNRIREITARTTLESLRNSAQLTQVHEVDMTLVADLRAKSKKAFQDAHGVNLTFLPFFAKAAVEALISHPNVNASYNAETKEMTYHDRVNLSIAVDTEDGLLSPVIHDAQDLSLPELAKAIADIADRARNKKLKPNDLAGGTFTITNIGSEGALTDTPILVPPQAAMVGTGAIVKRPVVLTEDENEAIAIRDMVFLPMTYDHQVIDGADAGRFMSTLRDRLEKGDFEDDLEL; encoded by the coding sequence ATGGCGCAGTCCGTCGAAATGCCCGAGTTGGGCGAATCGGTCACTGAGGGCACCATCACCCAGTGGCTGAAGAAGGTTGGCGACAAGGTAGAGGTGGATGAGCCTTTGCTCGAGGTGTCCACCGACAAGGTTGATACCGAGATCCCCTCCCCTGTTGCCGGCATTCTGCTGAAGGTAATGGCCGAAGAGGACGACACCATCGAGGTCGGTTCCGTCATCGCTGAGATCGGCGAGGAGGATGAAGCTCCTTCCTCCGATGACGAGGGCGACGACTCCTCCAACGAGGACGAGGCTGCGGACAGCTCCGACGAGGAGGCTGAGGACTCCTCCGAGGACTCCTCCTCCGATGATGCATCCGAGGGTTCCGGTGAGGGCGAGGACGTCACCATGCCGGAGCTCGGCGAGTCCGTCACCGAGGGCACCATCACCCAGTGGCTGAAGTCCGTCGGCGACAAGGTCGAGGTCGACGAGCCACTGCTCGAGGTCTCCACCGACAAGGTCGACACCGAGATCCCATCCCCGGTCGCAGGCACCCTGGTCGAGATCCTCGCTGAGGAGGACGACACCGTCGAGGTCGGCGACGTCATCGCCCGCATCGGCGACGGCGAGGCTAAGCCGGCCAAGAAGGAAGAGCCGAAGGCTGAGGAGCCGGAGGAGACCGAGGACGAGGACGCTGAGGCTTCCTCCGAGGACGCATCCGAGGACACCTCCGCCGATGAGTCTTCCGACGATTCCGCTTCCGAGGGTTCCGGTGAGGACGAGGACGTCACCATGCCGGAGCTCGGCGAGTCCGTCACCGAGGGCACCATCACCCAGTGGCTGAAGTCCGTCGGCGACAAGGTCGAGGTCGACGAGCCACTGCTCGAGGTCTCCACCGACAAGGTCGACACCGAGATCCCATCCCCGGTCGCAGGCACCCTGGTCGAGATCCTCGCTGAGGAAGACGACACCGTCGAGGTCGGCGACGTCATCGCCCGCATCGGCGACGGCTCCGGCAAGCCTTCCAAGAAGGAAGAGCCGAAGAAGGAGAAGTCCGAGGACAAGTCTTCCGAGAAGGCTAAGGCGAAGGACGAGCAGAAGTCCGAGAAGAAGGACGACTCCAAGGACGAGCAGAAGTCCGAGAAGAAGGACTCCGGCAAGGACAAGGCCGCGGCCGCCCGCGAGGCGGCACGCGAGAAGGCTGCGAAGACCACCGCTCGCCCGAACGTCGCCGACCGCGGCGAGAAGTCCGGCTCCGCTGGCGAGCCGTCCGGCGATAACCTGCCGTACGTGACCCCGCTGGTCCGCAAGCTGGCCGAAAAGAACAACGTGGACCTCTCCAAGGTCACCGGCACCGGCGTTGGTGGCCGCATCCGCAAGCAGGACGTCCTGGCCGCCGCCGAGGGCGAGGACATCACCACCGGCGCGAAGACCAACCTGCCGGCCGGCCCGCGTGCGTCCGCACACAAGGTCGACCCGGATAAGCAGGAGCTGATCGGCACGACCCAGAAGGTCAACCGCATCCGCGAGATCACGGCACGCACCACCCTGGAGTCCCTGCGCAACTCCGCGCAGCTGACCCAGGTCCACGAGGTCGACATGACCCTCGTCGCCGACCTGCGCGCGAAGTCCAAGAAGGCTTTCCAGGACGCCCACGGCGTGAACCTGACCTTCCTGCCGTTCTTCGCGAAGGCTGCCGTCGAGGCGCTCATCTCCCACCCGAACGTCAACGCATCCTACAACGCTGAGACCAAGGAGATGACCTACCACGACCGCGTGAACCTGAGCATCGCGGTGGACACCGAGGACGGCCTGCTCTCCCCGGTCATCCACGACGCGCAGGACCTGAGCCTGCCGGAGCTGGCGAAGGCCATCGCGGACATCGCTGACCGCGCACGCAACAAGAAGCTGAAGCCGAACGATCTGGCCGGTGGCACCTTCACCATCACCAACATCGGTTCCGAGGGCGCCCTGACCGACACCCCGATCCTGGTTCCGCCGCAGGCAGCCATGGTCGGCACCGGTGCGATCGTGAAGCGCCCGGTCGTCCTCACCGAGGACGAGAACGAGGCCATCGCCATCCGCGACATGGTCTTCCTGCCGATGACCTACGACCACCAGGTCATCGACGGCGCCGACGCAGGCCGCTTCATGTCCACCCTGCGTGACCGCCTGGAGAAGGGCGACTTCGAGGATGACCTGGAGCTCTAA
- the lipB gene encoding lipoyl(octanoyl) transferase LipB, translating to MGFQTGSIRMDSTPIEVKELGTVDYQETWHRQAELAAERAEGKINDQLLILEHPSTYTAGKRTEDSDRPDNGLPVVDVDRGGRITWHGPGQLVAYPIIKLADPVDVVDYVRRLEEALIQTCKDVGLEGTGRVEGRSGVWLPAGVVGGELKPARKIAAIGIRVTRGVTMHGVSLNCDNTMEYYGHIVPCGIADAGVTTLSAELGRDVPVEECREALEKNIVAALNGELAVHKD from the coding sequence ATGGGCTTTCAAACCGGCAGTATCCGCATGGACTCCACCCCGATCGAGGTCAAGGAGCTCGGCACGGTGGATTATCAGGAGACCTGGCACCGCCAGGCCGAACTCGCCGCCGAGCGCGCCGAGGGGAAAATCAACGACCAGTTGCTGATCCTGGAGCACCCGTCGACGTACACGGCGGGTAAGCGCACCGAGGACAGCGACCGGCCGGACAACGGGCTGCCGGTGGTGGACGTGGACCGCGGCGGCCGGATCACCTGGCACGGCCCGGGCCAGCTGGTGGCCTACCCCATCATCAAGCTGGCCGACCCGGTGGACGTGGTGGACTATGTCCGCCGCCTGGAGGAAGCATTGATCCAGACCTGTAAGGACGTGGGCCTGGAGGGCACGGGCCGCGTTGAGGGCCGCTCCGGGGTGTGGCTGCCCGCCGGCGTGGTGGGCGGCGAGCTGAAGCCCGCCCGGAAGATCGCAGCGATCGGCATTCGGGTCACCCGCGGCGTAACCATGCACGGGGTGTCCCTAAACTGTGACAACACCATGGAGTACTACGGGCACATCGTGCCCTGCGGCATCGCCGATGCCGGGGTGACCACGCTGTCGGCGGAACTCGGCCGGGACGTCCCCGTCGAGGAGTGCCGCGAGGCGCTGGAGAAGAACATCGTGGCCGCGCTGAACGGCGAGCTGGCGGTGCACAAGGACTAG
- the lipA gene encoding lipoyl synthase, producing MTVSANGRRMLRIEAKNSQTPIEAKPRWIRTTAKMGPEYRDMKNRVTGMSLHTVCQEAGCPNIHECWEDREASFLIGGDTCSRRCDFCQIKSGKPTPLDRDEPRRVAESVREMGLKYATVTGVTRDDLDDEGAWLYAEVVRKIHELNPNTGVENLTPDFSNKPELLQIVFESQPEVFAHNLETVPRIFKRIRPAFKYERSLEVIRAAHDYGLITKSNLILGMGETEEEVVEAMRDLREAGTDILTITQYLRPTSMHHPIERWVRPEEFVAHSEAAYDMGFPAVMSGPLVRSSYRSGRLYAQAMRARGREIPENLSHLNEKLDGSTQQEATNLLDKYGASEETPVAYR from the coding sequence ATGACTGTCAGCGCTAATGGACGCCGGATGCTTCGCATCGAAGCTAAGAACTCGCAAACTCCCATCGAGGCTAAGCCCCGCTGGATCCGCACCACCGCGAAGATGGGCCCCGAGTATCGGGACATGAAGAACCGCGTGACGGGCATGAGCCTGCACACGGTGTGCCAGGAGGCTGGCTGCCCGAATATCCACGAGTGCTGGGAGGACCGCGAGGCCTCCTTCCTTATCGGCGGCGATACTTGCTCTCGCCGTTGCGACTTCTGCCAGATTAAGTCCGGTAAGCCCACTCCCCTGGACCGCGATGAGCCACGCCGCGTGGCGGAGTCCGTCCGCGAGATGGGCCTGAAGTACGCAACCGTCACGGGCGTGACCCGCGACGACCTGGACGACGAGGGCGCCTGGCTGTACGCCGAGGTCGTCCGCAAGATCCACGAGCTGAACCCGAACACGGGCGTGGAGAACCTCACCCCGGACTTCTCGAATAAGCCGGAGCTGCTGCAGATCGTGTTCGAGTCTCAGCCGGAGGTCTTCGCCCACAACCTGGAGACCGTGCCGCGCATCTTCAAGCGCATCCGCCCGGCCTTCAAGTACGAGCGCTCCCTGGAGGTCATCCGTGCGGCTCACGATTACGGGCTGATCACGAAGTCCAACCTGATCCTGGGCATGGGCGAGACCGAGGAGGAGGTTGTGGAGGCGATGCGTGACCTGCGCGAGGCCGGCACCGATATCCTCACGATTACCCAGTACCTGCGCCCGACCTCCATGCACCACCCGATCGAGCGGTGGGTGCGCCCGGAGGAGTTCGTGGCACACTCCGAGGCTGCTTATGACATGGGCTTCCCGGCTGTTATGTCCGGCCCGCTGGTTCGTTCCAGCTACCGCTCCGGCCGCCTGTACGCGCAGGCGATGCGCGCACGTGGCCGTGAGATCCCAGAAAACCTCTCCCACCTCAACGAGAAGCTGGACGGCTCCACCCAGCAGGAGGCCACCAACCTGCTGGATAAGTACGGCGCATCCGAGGAGACCCCGGTCGCATACCGCTAG
- a CDS encoding AAA family ATPase codes for MNIDSIFSLLNRTLESVHAKAAAKVTEHLGHLEDSNSAAWVQRGLELAQNENCPFCGQDVSRVELLEMYRIYFDRAYSDLQKSVADTSVKVFSSVNAAIVDQAVTNRLRNNETIEQWEGHVTLNPLTGENDDLARASLENLRDLLESLFARKTSALTEAHGSNDEVKEAARLWQQAKSVYDDENSIVEGYTKSIEDYKSSLASASLDDVSKELKHLSVVKARFSTDAVTIIDKLKDAEADLKDAEREKKTARDTLNQTMVGTLSQFKEDINSHLDEFNAEFRINEFSHNYRGKSPQAEYGIQLRGEAIELAGGRPTFATALSEGDKKTMGFAFFAASTLADPDLGKKIVVIDDPMSSLDAPRRDHTIEVLDQISARAEQVIIIAHDAHFLRAMQGKFEKRFEKDEIGTLHLKMVKNGYSDFDTLDLDYLCQSQYLADYKLVTGVVAGEINDPEGVARGAVALRPLLEGYLHRKYPGIIPTGITLGRAIETIESKGGTNSPCAAMFDRVEELHKMNKYASKFHHNTQPDMVAAQRESQSAIVNNGARILEFIHSA; via the coding sequence TTGAATATCGACTCGATTTTTTCACTCCTGAACCGCACGCTTGAAAGTGTTCATGCGAAAGCCGCCGCGAAAGTGACGGAGCATCTGGGGCACCTGGAAGATTCAAACTCGGCTGCATGGGTGCAGCGCGGGCTCGAACTAGCACAAAACGAGAATTGTCCATTCTGCGGCCAAGATGTCAGTCGCGTGGAACTACTGGAAATGTACCGCATCTATTTTGATCGAGCTTACAGCGATCTCCAGAAAAGTGTCGCAGATACGTCGGTAAAAGTCTTCTCTTCAGTAAACGCGGCGATAGTCGATCAAGCAGTGACGAACCGGCTGCGCAATAACGAAACAATCGAACAGTGGGAAGGTCACGTAACACTAAACCCGCTGACTGGAGAGAATGACGACCTGGCCCGGGCTTCGTTGGAGAATCTGCGCGACCTATTGGAATCGCTCTTTGCCCGTAAAACGTCTGCGCTCACAGAGGCGCACGGCAGCAACGATGAAGTGAAAGAAGCCGCCCGGTTGTGGCAGCAGGCTAAATCGGTTTACGACGATGAGAACTCGATCGTGGAAGGTTACACAAAAAGTATCGAGGACTACAAAAGTTCACTCGCCTCAGCGTCGCTTGATGATGTTAGTAAGGAACTCAAGCACCTTTCCGTCGTTAAGGCTCGATTCAGTACCGACGCTGTCACGATCATCGATAAATTGAAAGATGCCGAAGCCGACCTTAAAGATGCTGAACGGGAGAAGAAGACTGCTCGCGACACATTGAATCAAACTATGGTCGGTACACTTAGCCAATTCAAAGAGGACATCAACTCTCATCTCGACGAGTTTAACGCCGAATTTCGCATCAACGAATTTAGTCACAACTATCGCGGAAAGAGCCCGCAGGCTGAGTACGGGATACAGTTGCGTGGCGAGGCAATAGAACTAGCGGGGGGACGCCCAACATTCGCCACCGCCTTGAGCGAGGGCGATAAGAAGACGATGGGGTTCGCATTCTTCGCGGCTTCGACTCTGGCTGATCCAGATCTCGGAAAGAAGATTGTGGTAATTGATGACCCTATGAGTAGTCTTGACGCACCTCGTCGGGATCACACCATTGAGGTCCTTGACCAAATCTCCGCGCGTGCTGAGCAAGTCATTATTATCGCACATGATGCCCATTTTCTCCGAGCGATGCAGGGCAAATTTGAGAAGAGGTTTGAGAAAGACGAAATAGGGACGCTGCATCTGAAGATGGTGAAGAATGGCTACTCTGATTTCGATACTCTGGACCTTGATTATCTTTGCCAATCGCAGTATCTCGCCGACTATAAACTTGTGACAGGCGTTGTTGCAGGTGAGATAAACGATCCTGAAGGAGTTGCACGAGGCGCTGTCGCACTGCGACCACTTTTGGAAGGCTATCTTCATAGGAAGTACCCAGGGATCATCCCTACGGGTATCACGCTAGGGCGCGCCATCGAAACGATTGAAAGTAAAGGCGGGACAAATTCACCGTGCGCCGCAATGTTCGACCGTGTCGAAGAGTTGCACAAGATGAATAAGTACGCCAGCAAGTTCCATCACAATACGCAACCAGACATGGTAGCCGCCCAGCGGGAAAGCCAGTCTGCGATTGTAAACAACGGTGCGAGGATTCTAGAGTTCATTCACTCTGCGTAG
- the glnA gene encoding type I glutamate--ammonia ligase has translation MAFETPEEVVKFIKDEDVEFVDIRFTDVPGTEQHFSIPAEAFDEDAIEEGLAFDGSSIRGFTTIDESDMNLLPDLSTAKIDPFRESKTLNIKFFVHDPFTREPFSRDPRNVARKAEQYLASTGIADTCLFGAEAEFYLFDSVRYRVEGHEAFYSMDSDSGWWNRDQEFDLDGSRNLGYKTRPKGGYFPVAPYDRYQDLRDEMSKELMKAGFTLERLHHEVGSGGQQEINYKFDTLLAAADDIQTFKYIIRNVAWRNGKSATFMPKPLAGDNGSGMHAHQSLWKDGEPLFHDENGYAGLSDTARYYIGGILEHAGAVLAFTNPTLNSYHRLVPGFEAPINLVYSQRNRSAAVRIPITGSNPKAKRIEFRAPDPSGNPYLGFAAMMLAGLDGIKNRIEPHEPVDKDLYELPPEEAKSIPQAPTSLEGALKALEDDNEFLTEGGVFTDDLIDTYIRYKVDNEIMPSRLRPTPLEFEMYYDC, from the coding sequence GTGGCATTTGAAACACCCGAAGAGGTCGTGAAGTTCATCAAGGACGAGGACGTGGAGTTCGTCGACATCCGCTTCACGGACGTCCCTGGCACCGAACAGCACTTCAGCATCCCGGCAGAGGCTTTCGACGAGGACGCCATCGAGGAAGGCCTGGCCTTCGACGGCTCCTCCATCCGCGGATTCACCACCATCGACGAGTCCGACATGAACCTCCTGCCGGACCTGTCCACCGCGAAGATCGACCCGTTCCGCGAGTCGAAGACGCTGAACATCAAGTTCTTCGTCCACGACCCGTTCACCCGCGAGCCGTTCAGCCGCGACCCGCGCAATGTGGCGCGTAAGGCGGAGCAGTACCTGGCGTCCACGGGTATTGCGGATACCTGCCTCTTCGGCGCGGAGGCGGAGTTCTACCTCTTTGATTCCGTGCGCTACCGCGTGGAGGGCCACGAGGCGTTCTACAGCATGGATTCCGACTCCGGCTGGTGGAACCGCGACCAGGAGTTCGACCTGGATGGTTCCCGCAACCTGGGCTACAAAACCCGCCCGAAGGGTGGCTACTTCCCGGTCGCGCCGTACGACCGCTACCAGGATCTGCGCGATGAGATGAGCAAGGAGCTCATGAAGGCCGGCTTCACCCTGGAGCGTCTGCACCACGAGGTGGGCTCCGGCGGGCAGCAGGAGATCAACTACAAGTTCGACACCCTGCTGGCCGCGGCGGATGACATCCAGACCTTCAAGTACATCATCCGCAACGTGGCATGGCGCAATGGCAAGTCCGCGACCTTCATGCCGAAGCCGCTGGCCGGCGATAATGGTTCGGGTATGCACGCGCACCAGTCCCTATGGAAGGACGGCGAGCCGCTGTTCCACGACGAGAACGGTTACGCAGGGCTTTCGGATACCGCCCGCTACTACATCGGCGGCATCCTGGAGCACGCTGGCGCGGTGCTGGCATTCACCAACCCGACGCTGAACTCCTACCACCGCCTGGTGCCGGGCTTCGAGGCGCCGATCAACCTGGTGTACTCGCAGCGCAACCGTTCCGCGGCTGTGCGTATCCCGATCACGGGCTCGAACCCGAAGGCGAAGCGCATTGAGTTCCGCGCGCCGGACCCGAGCGGTAACCCGTACCTCGGCTTTGCCGCGATGATGCTGGCCGGCCTGGATGGCATCAAGAACCGCATCGAGCCGCACGAGCCGGTGGATAAGGACCTCTACGAGCTGCCGCCGGAGGAGGCGAAGAGCATCCCCCAGGCGCCGACCTCCCTGGAGGGCGCGCTGAAGGCCCTGGAGGATGACAATGAGTTCCTCACCGAGGGTGGCGTGTTCACCGACGACCTGATTGATACCTACATCCGCTACAAGGTGGATAACGAGATCATGCCGAGCCGTTTGCGCCCGACTCCGCTGGAGTTCGAGATGTACTACGACTGCTAG